Proteins co-encoded in one Flavobacteriaceae bacterium MAR_2009_75 genomic window:
- a CDS encoding glycerol kinase → MSIPLILAIDQGTSGTKAILFDTSGKLVAKATEPLKSTFPRSGFVEQDPEEIYSSVIRAVEQCCAIYKEENSGELPQILSSGISNQRETFVVWDKSGKPLHNAVVWQCKRSVAICEELEDLGLEKLVNEKTGLTIDPYFSATKLIWLYRNSPLIKTAIDGGEAYFGTVDSWLLFKLTNGEKYLTDHTNASRTLFYNIYDQQWDAELLERYQLTGLNLPEVLPSANQYGQSDFDGVLEQPIPITGLIGDSHAAFVGEQCFETGMAKATLGTGSSMLWNAEQVNKENKSGVLTTIGYSVDGRVNYAFEGVIVSCGSTLEWLKNQLNVFASNQEIETMATSLDENEGVYLIPAFSGMGAPYWQKDWKGSIHGLTFGTTKNHFVRAALESIAYQIKDVIVAIEEETGHQLKELNVDGGITANKFLMQYMADLLQKPVVNIGISDVSALGAALISGLGACVFESIEKLPQYGKDLNLSYLPQENQIANQAYQHWKLLMKAKRY, encoded by the coding sequence TTCCCCAGGTCGGGTTTCGTGGAGCAAGATCCAGAAGAAATTTATAGTTCGGTGATTCGAGCAGTTGAGCAGTGCTGTGCGATATATAAGGAAGAAAATAGTGGAGAATTGCCTCAGATTCTGTCAAGCGGTATTTCAAATCAAAGGGAAACCTTTGTGGTATGGGACAAAAGCGGAAAACCCTTGCATAATGCGGTAGTTTGGCAATGTAAGCGGTCTGTGGCTATTTGTGAGGAACTTGAAGATTTGGGGCTTGAAAAATTGGTCAATGAGAAAACCGGACTGACCATCGACCCATATTTTTCTGCCACCAAATTAATATGGCTTTATAGAAACAGCCCCTTGATTAAAACGGCTATTGATGGTGGTGAAGCTTACTTTGGTACGGTAGATTCATGGTTACTATTTAAATTGACGAATGGCGAAAAGTACTTGACTGACCACACCAACGCTTCCAGAACGTTGTTTTATAATATTTATGACCAACAATGGGATGCTGAACTGTTGGAGCGTTATCAATTAACAGGGCTCAACTTACCTGAAGTATTGCCATCTGCGAATCAATACGGGCAATCTGATTTTGATGGGGTCTTAGAACAACCTATTCCGATAACGGGATTGATTGGTGATTCACATGCTGCATTCGTTGGAGAACAATGTTTTGAAACCGGAATGGCCAAAGCGACATTGGGTACGGGATCCTCAATGTTATGGAATGCTGAACAGGTCAATAAAGAAAACAAAAGTGGAGTACTGACCACAATCGGCTATAGTGTCGACGGTAGGGTTAATTACGCCTTTGAGGGCGTTATTGTAAGTTGTGGATCTACCCTTGAATGGCTCAAAAATCAACTCAACGTTTTTGCTTCGAATCAAGAGATAGAGACTATGGCTACTTCGTTGGATGAAAATGAAGGAGTCTATCTTATTCCTGCTTTTAGCGGAATGGGCGCACCTTATTGGCAGAAAGATTGGAAAGGCTCGATACATGGGTTGACTTTCGGTACTACAAAGAATCATTTCGTGAGGGCGGCTCTAGAATCGATTGCGTATCAGATTAAAGATGTTATAGTGGCCATAGAAGAAGAGACGGGCCATCAACTGAAAGAATTGAATGTAGATGGTGGTATAACCGCCAACAAATTTCTTATGCAGTATATGGCCGACTTATTGCAAAAGCCTGTAGTCAATATTGGTATTTCAGATGTCTCCGCTTTGGGAGCCGCTCTAATTTCGGGGCTCGGGGCGTGTGTTTTTGAAAGCATAGAAAAGCTTCCACAATATGGCAAAGACTTAAATCTGTCTTACCTGCCTCAAGAAAACCAGATAGCAAATCAAGCCTATCAGCATTGGAAACTTCTAATGAAAGCAAAAAGATATTGA